A region of the Oceanihabitans sp. IOP_32 genome:
TAAAAAAAAGAAATCCGATTTACAAGATTATATGGAGAAATGGGAGGCGATTCAATTAGAAATTGAGCAGTTTAACGCTGTTAAAATTTAAATAGATTTTTAAATTTTGGTTATATTTACAATACGGTAAAGACTAAATATTGATAGCCATGGAAGAGCATTTTTTCACTTGTCCGTATTGCTGGGAAAATATCTCTATGCTTTTAGATTATTCGGTTACAAAGCAAGTTTATATTGAAGATTGTGAGGTGTGTTGTAACCCTATTCAAATTTCTGCAACTTTTTTAAATTCGGAGTTGCAAGATTTTCAGGCTAATAGCTTAGGATAATAATTTTTTTTAAATTTACTCTTGTTTAATTGAAAAAGGGTTGTATATTTGCAGTCCGAAATAGTGAGGTCGGCATTATGAACCGATAAGTTAAAAGCTAAAACAACTATTTCAGTATAACATCGCGGGATAGAGCAGTAGGTAGCTCGTCGGGCTCATAACCCGAAGGTCACAGGTTCGAGTCCTGTTCCCGCTACTAGGAAAAACAAGGGTTTCAAGAGATTGAAGCCCTTTTTTATTTTTAGCTAGTAAGTAGAGCATCGATTGTTTTTCTGCGGCATCAGACTTATTGATGTTATACCAAATTAATAATGCGACATTTTAAAATTAAATTGGTATTAAATTGTACTTTATCATTTTTTATTATGTATCTCACTTCTATAAATAGACGAAACTATAATTCTGCTTTAAAAAGATCATGTTCCCAGAGGGTTATGAAATGTTTTGTAATTTTATCTTTTACTTATGTTTAATATAACGCTTAATAATAGCCCAATAAAATATGTTTTAAGTTTTAATAAACTCTTAGAATATTACGATGGTTTAGCCAAAAGTGAAGATCCATTTTTAGTTCTTAAAGCCAAGCGTGTTCTTGATGCTCAGGCGCCTTATCCAGAATTGCGAGAGGGCTTTACAGATAAAAGCTTATTAAAAAAATATGAGAACATCATCTCGATAATTCTTGAAGATACCTTTTCTGAGGTTTTAAGTAGTAATGAAATAAAAACGGGCTCGTTACCTTATGATAGTTTAATTTTTAATCCTACAAAGCGTTTTAAAAAAATAATGACAGACGCAGGTCCTGGTTTTACCCCTAAAATTAGAAGCCAAGGCAAAGATGTGTCTTATATAAGATCGGCAGTTTTATTATTAAATTTATATTATGGTTTTAAGTTAGATTATTCACGTTCGTATTTTTTTGATATTCCAGATAAACACGGGGTTATTCGTAATTATCGGGTGCTTTATAATGCTGATTTTTTAGAACTATTACCTACAGAAAAAACAAAAGTATTAACGCAAGACGATGTTAACGAGTTGTTGGATAATTTTGACGATCTTGAACTTTGGAAAAGTAAAATTCCGCCAGGTAGTTTTATTGCAAAAGGCTTTGTTGTTTTAAATATGGTCGATGTTACCGACGAGCATTCCATATCCGCAATGAAATCTGCAATGATATCGAGCTCAAATGCAAAAACTAGTGATTCTTTATTAGATGATCTTCAAGAGACCTTTCGTTCTTTTTTCGGTCTGAAAGCCATACATACTAGCTTTGTATTTTACGATAAAAAACTAAACCAATTCAAATCATTATCCAATAACAACATTAGAAGTGTTATTTTGGGCGATGAGGAAAATGTCTCGTGCAGAGAAGCGTTGTGTCCAGAAACCTACAAGTTCATCATGGAGGAGAAGCGCTTTTTTAATATTTCTGATGTTAATGATAGTTATGAACTTGGAGGTTGTTTTTCGCTTTATAAAAACATGAAAGCTTCCGCTTATCAAAGTGTAATATTGGCGCCCATAACAAATAATGATGATTTATTGGGTGTTTTAGAAATTGGATCACCAAATAAAAGTGAGCTTAACGGTAGTATAGTTAATAAATTGGAGGTTATTAAGCCGTTTTTAGTCACCTCTGTTTTAAGAGCTAATGCTGAACAGGCTAATTTAATTGATGCTGTTATACAAAATGAGTGTACTGCAATTCACCCTTCTGTGTATTGGAAGTTTGAAGAAGAAGCAAAAAACTTTATAAAAAAGTCTAAGTTTGATGAAAAACCAACATTTAACGAGATAGTTTTTGAAAATGTAAACCCGTTATACGGTCAAATTGATATTAAGGGGTCTTCTACTCAACGAAACTTGGCCATTAGGCGTGATTTAACAATTCAGTTATCAGATATTGTTAGTATATTAAATTATGCATTAAAAAAAGCATACGCCGCAAAATATGAGTATTTAATTGTTAAGACTAAAAACTATATTAGAGAAATTAATAAATTGTTAAACTCCAGTAGCGATCAATTAATTTTTAATTTTATTACTAATGAAATTAATCCAGTATTTGAAAATCTGAAACTATTAGGAGGCACCATTAATACCAAAATTTTAGATTATCAAGCCAAAATCGATGTAAAAAAGTTAGCCTACTACGATCACAGAAATAATTTTGACCATAGTGTTGCAGCCATTAACAAGATGTTTGCTAGCGTAATTGATAAAGAACAGGAAAGGGCACAACAAATATTTCCTCATTATTTTGAGCGGTTTAAGACTGATGGTATCGATTATAACATATACATTGGGGAGGCATTAACTCAAAATCTTACCTTTAGCAGTACACATTTGAGAAATTTAAGGTTATGGCAGTTACAATTGATGGCCGAAATGGAAAACAGATATTATTATTTAAAATCTAAACTTCCAATCCCCTTAGAGGTTACCTCTTTAATTTTAGTTTATGGCTCTAAACTCTCTATACGTTTTAGGACTGATGAAAAAAGATTTGATGTCGATGGCGCGTATAATATAAGATATGAAGTCATTAAAAAACGCATTGATAAATCTTATATAAAAGGCAAAAACGAGCGCTTAACACAACCTGGAAAATTAGTTATTGTCTACAGTCAAGAACGTGATCGACAGGAATATATGGCGTATATAAACTTCTTGCAATCTAAGGGTGTTTTTGCGCCCCAGATAGAAAATGTTGAGTTAGAAAATCTTCAAGGTATTACCGGACTAAAGGCTTTTAGAGTCGAATTTTTATATGATCAGAAACGTAGTTTTGAGGAGAACTACTGGTATAAAGACTCCTTTGATCTTATCGAATAGCCTATTTTAGTTTTATACAAGTATTTAAGCCTTGCCGTAAAATTTAAAAGCCATAGCGTAAGCAAATACCGAGACAATTATACCGATAATAAAAATCGTATAAGTCCACCTTAATATCTTATATTTCCTGTTAAGTACAAGTCCTAAGAAATAAAGATCTTTGGTTAAACTACTATAAATATATTCTTTATCTTTTATGAGCTCATTAATGGCCCATTGGTAGTCGTCTAGTTTCATTTTGTGAAAGTTGCCAAAAAATAAAAGATTTACTTTTTTATTTTTAACATCTTCCTTTGTAAACTCCCCACTCGTTATATTAGGTCTTGTAGCTAAAACCGCTAAAATCATGGAAACTACACTAAAAAAAACGAAAATGGCAGTTGGGTAAATTAAATAAGTATTAGACGGATTGTCTAGTTTGGTAATGAGATTAGACAGAACGAGCGAAATAATTATGGCATTTACAGAAAGTAGAATATTAGCTTTCGTGTCGGCAATGTCACTAAGTGTTAAATGATTTTTAAGCGTAACCCGAAATAAAGTTTGTATGCCGCGGTCTGGGCTTTCGGTTTTGTATTTGGCTTTTAAAGACTCCTTAATCTCAATTTCTTTTTTAAGGTTTTTTTGTTTTATTAATTTTTTAAGATTCTTTTTTTTGACTTTATTCCAATTGGTTTTAGCATACTCGGTATAAAATCGATGCTCGGTTGTAAGCATGTCTATGTTGATTTGATCCCATTCTTTTTTTGAGTACGATGCTATGTTTAAAAGTGCAAGTTCTTGTCTTAGGTATTCTGAGGTTTCAGCAAAATTAGTTTTTCCAAAATGTGAGCAGTCTGCATCTCTAATAATCTTTTCAAGAATATTTTGAGGTGTATAGCCTCTTTTTGTAGCTAATATACAGTCTGTAACTTTTTTAATTTTCTCTTCAGGGTAACCTTCTTTTTTCAAAAAATTAGAAGCTATTTTGCTGCTCTCTTCTTCATGGTTTTCATGTCCTTTGGTGAAGCCAATATCATGTAACCAGGCGGTTAAGATCAATACTTCGCGTTGCTCTTCATCAAGTTCACTATGGTCTATTAATTCCATAGTGCTTTTAACGACGCGATTTACATGTTTTAAGTTGTGGTAAACATATTTTGAGTCTAATTTTTTTAAAAATAAATTTGTAGTAAAGTGTTTAGTTTTTTCAATTATATTCGACATATATGCTATATTGATCCATTTGAAACGAAATTACAATTTTTTTATATAACGCTCTTTTTATGAAGAAAATATTTTTACTCCTAATTTTTACGTTTTGTTACCTTGGTTGTGCGACTTATGAAACTAAGTACGCTCAAAAATTCACAGCTAAAACCTCTGAAAACAAAAAGAAAATTGCACATACATTATATTTAATTGGAGATGCGGGCTTGTCGCCTAAAAACGACTTAAACGCGCCCTTAACATTATTCAAGGCCAGACTTGATAAGGCTTCAGAAAATAGTACAGCAATTTTTTTAGGAGATAATATATATCCGTCTGGTTTTCCCGATAAAGAGCAGTCTATTACCGAGTATAATTTGGCCAAAAATCATTTAGATGCGCAACTAAAAACCCTAGAGAGTTTTAAAGGGTATTCCTTATTTATTCCTGGTAATCACGATTGGTATAGTGATGGCCTAGTTGGCTTAAAGCGTCAAGAAAAGTACATAGAAAGTAAATTGGAACAAAAAGACCCCTTTTTGCCAGAAAATGGTTGCCCGATTGATGTTTTAAAAGTGTCTGATGATCTTGCTGTTATTGTTATCGATACCGAGTGGTACATGACCAATTGGGATAAACACCCAACCATTAATGATGATTGTGAAATAAAGAGTAGAGCGATGTTTTGGGAAGAGGTAGAGAAGCGCATTAAGAAAAACCGAGACAAAACTACCGTTATCGCCTTGCATCACCCCATGTTTACTTATGGACCACATGGTGGGCAATATTCTTTAAAACAGCAATTATTTCCAGTAGGTAATAAAGTGCCCTTACCTGTTTTAGGTAGCGTGGTGAATGTGCTTAGAAAAACTACTGGAGCATCACCAGCCGACATTCAAAATAAACGCTACAATGAGTTTAAAAACCGAATGGTGACGTTAGCGCAATTTTCAGATAAAGTGATTTTTGTGTCTGGGCATGAACATACACTGCAATACATAAAAGAGTTTGGAATACCTCAAATTATAAGTGGCTCGGGTGCTAAACAAAGTGTTACGCGTGTGTTAAATGGTAGTGAATTTGCATCAAGTCAACTAGGTTATGCGATTCTTGATATTTTTGAAGATGGTTCGTCTAGAGTTCGGTATTATGGTGTAGACGAGAATTTAAAGGAAGCATTGTTATTCGAGACCGATGTTTTATCACCACATGATTTGAGTAATTTAGAAAAATATCCAAATAACTTTCCGCCAAAAGTAAGTGCCTCTATTTATTCGGAAGCCGAGACAGATAAAAGCGGTTTTTACAAAAAACTATGGGGTAACCGTTACCGAGAACTGTATAGTACTAAAGTTTTGGCTCCTACCGTAAATTTAGACACCTTATTTGGAGGGTTAGTGCCTGTGAGAAAAGGTGGTGGTAACCAGTCTAAATCTTTAAGATTAAGGCATGAGAGTGGCAAGGAGTACGTTATGCGGGCGTTGCGTAAAGTTCCCGAAATCTATTTGCAAGCTATGGTTTTTAAAAATGAATACCTCGTGGATGACTTGCAGGATACTTACATTAAAGAATTTATTCAAGATTTTTACACAGGTTCACACCCTTATGCGCCTTTTGTAACTGCTACTTTGTCTGATGCCGTAGGCATTTACCATTCTAATCCTAAACTCTATTATATTTCTAAGCAGTCCGCCTTACTTGATTACAATAATGAGTTTGGTGATCAATTGTACATGATTGAAGAGCATGCTGGTGATGGCCATGGTGACCTAGCCAGTTTTGGTTATTCTAATACCTTAGTGAGTACTGACGATTTGCTTAACAACCTAAGAGAAGATGAAAAGTACGAT
Encoded here:
- a CDS encoding CPXCG motif-containing cysteine-rich protein, whose amino-acid sequence is MEEHFFTCPYCWENISMLLDYSVTKQVYIEDCEVCCNPIQISATFLNSELQDFQANSLG
- a CDS encoding GAF domain-containing protein, with protein sequence MFNITLNNSPIKYVLSFNKLLEYYDGLAKSEDPFLVLKAKRVLDAQAPYPELREGFTDKSLLKKYENIISIILEDTFSEVLSSNEIKTGSLPYDSLIFNPTKRFKKIMTDAGPGFTPKIRSQGKDVSYIRSAVLLLNLYYGFKLDYSRSYFFDIPDKHGVIRNYRVLYNADFLELLPTEKTKVLTQDDVNELLDNFDDLELWKSKIPPGSFIAKGFVVLNMVDVTDEHSISAMKSAMISSSNAKTSDSLLDDLQETFRSFFGLKAIHTSFVFYDKKLNQFKSLSNNNIRSVILGDEENVSCREALCPETYKFIMEEKRFFNISDVNDSYELGGCFSLYKNMKASAYQSVILAPITNNDDLLGVLEIGSPNKSELNGSIVNKLEVIKPFLVTSVLRANAEQANLIDAVIQNECTAIHPSVYWKFEEEAKNFIKKSKFDEKPTFNEIVFENVNPLYGQIDIKGSSTQRNLAIRRDLTIQLSDIVSILNYALKKAYAAKYEYLIVKTKNYIREINKLLNSSSDQLIFNFITNEINPVFENLKLLGGTINTKILDYQAKIDVKKLAYYDHRNNFDHSVAAINKMFASVIDKEQERAQQIFPHYFERFKTDGIDYNIYIGEALTQNLTFSSTHLRNLRLWQLQLMAEMENRYYYLKSKLPIPLEVTSLILVYGSKLSIRFRTDEKRFDVDGAYNIRYEVIKKRIDKSYIKGKNERLTQPGKLVIVYSQERDRQEYMAYINFLQSKGVFAPQIENVELENLQGITGLKAFRVEFLYDQKRSFEENYWYKDSFDLIE
- a CDS encoding Pycsar system effector family protein — its product is MSNIIEKTKHFTTNLFLKKLDSKYVYHNLKHVNRVVKSTMELIDHSELDEEQREVLILTAWLHDIGFTKGHENHEEESSKIASNFLKKEGYPEEKIKKVTDCILATKRGYTPQNILEKIIRDADCSHFGKTNFAETSEYLRQELALLNIASYSKKEWDQINIDMLTTEHRFYTEYAKTNWNKVKKKNLKKLIKQKNLKKEIEIKESLKAKYKTESPDRGIQTLFRVTLKNHLTLSDIADTKANILLSVNAIIISLVLSNLITKLDNPSNTYLIYPTAIFVFFSVVSMILAVLATRPNITSGEFTKEDVKNKKVNLLFFGNFHKMKLDDYQWAINELIKDKEYIYSSLTKDLYFLGLVLNRKYKILRWTYTIFIIGIIVSVFAYAMAFKFYGKA